AGTCGGTTTACAAGGCTTCATTAACCAAATAGCTGGAAAACCGAAATAGATAGAGGTTTATCCAGCGGTGCTATCCTAACTCTTTTCAGTGGGGGAGGTAAGACCAGTGGATTTTGCATTGTCGCTTGATCAAAAGACCTTGATGAAAGATATTGAGGAATTTTCCCGCCGTTATCTTGCCCCTATCGCTGCAGAGTGCGACGAGAAGCAAGAGTTCATACCAACGCCCATATGGCGAAAAATGGCTTCGCTCGGCTATTGCGGCCTCCCGATTCCTACCGGTTACGGAGGTGCCGGATTAGGGGCCCTCGACACTTACATGTGCTTGGAAGCAGCGGGACGCGGTGGAGCTGCTGCCGGTCACCTGTTATCCTGGGCAGTCAGCATGGTTCTCGGTTCGGTAGCCCTTATCAAATTCGGTACCGAAGAACAAAAGAAGCGCTACCTGCCTCGGATTGCCAACGGCGACCTTATATGCGCCTTCTGCCTAACCGAACCGGATGCCGGGTCGGATGCTGGCAGCATTAGAACCCAAGCCGTCCGCCGGGGTGATTATTACATCCTAAATGGCACTAAGTCATTTGTTACCAACGGGCCGATTGCTGACCTGTGCCTGGTTTTTGTCTCTACCAATCCTGATATGGGACCCCGTGGTATCAGCGTTTTCTTGGTGGAAAGTTCTTTCCCTGGATTTTCTCGAGGCAAGAAGCTAAATAAGCTCGGAGTCCGCAGTTCCCCTACCTCAGAGCTCATCTTCAGCGACTGCGAAGTTCCCGCAGAAAACCTGCTCGGTGCCGAGGGTGAAGGGTTTAAGATAGTAGCCCACCAGATTCTCGAATGGGAACGAGCCAACTTTTCGTTCTTTCTTGGAGTGATGGACTATAACCTCCAAACTTGCATCAAGTACGCCAGAGAAAGGATACAGTTCAAGCGGCCAATCGCGGAATTTCAGGCTATCCAGCACATGCTGGCTGAAATGAAGGTAGAACTGGACGCAGCGAAGCTTATGTGCTACCGGGTGGCATGGATGATAGATCAGGGCATGGTCCCGGCCCCAATCGAGGCCTCATCGGCCAAATACTTCCTGGCCCAGGCTCTGAAGAAAAACGCCGATTATGCCGTGCAGATCCACGGCGCCAATGGGATGATGAAAGAGTATCCGCTTGAGCGTTCGCTCAGAGATTATAAAATCCTAGAGATTGGCGGGGGCACCACGCAGATCCAGCTGGACATCATCGCTAGGAATTTGTTGGGCGGGGGTGTAAGTCGATGAAATGGATTGTATGTATCAAGCAAGTTCCGAACACATCTGATATAAAATTAGACCGTCAAACCAACAACCTTCTGCGCGAAGGCGTCCCGTCTATCATGAACCCTTATGATCTTCATGCTCTGGAAACCGCTTTTGACCTGCAGGAAAAATTCGGTGGAAGAGTAGTCGCCATTTCTATGGGCCCGCCGTCAGCAGAAGAGTGCCTGCGTGACGCCCTGGCGATGGGAGCTGACGAGGCCATTCTCCTCTCCGACCCCGCCTTTCGGGGATCAGACACTTTAGCAACCTCCTATACACTGGCTGCAGCCATAAGACAATTGCAGCCTTTTGCGTTAGTTATCTGTGGTAAACAAGCGGTAGACGGTGATACCGCCCAGGTAGGCCCTGAACTGGCGGAATGGTTGGGTATTCCTCAGCTGACGGGCGTGGATCGTGTCATTATAGAAGGCAACGACATACGCGCGTGGCGGGAGCAAGAAGGCGGTCATCTAGAGGTACATGCTTCTCTCCCTGCCTTGGTAACTGTCACCAAGAACATCAACGAACCCAGGCTGCCGACCATAAAGGGAAGAATGGCCGCCAATCGAGCACACGTTACGGTCTGGACTAAGAATGATATCATGGTTTACCGGGAACG
The sequence above is drawn from the Syntrophothermus lipocalidus DSM 12680 genome and encodes:
- a CDS encoding acyl-CoA dehydrogenase family protein; translated protein: MDFALSLDQKTLMKDIEEFSRRYLAPIAAECDEKQEFIPTPIWRKMASLGYCGLPIPTGYGGAGLGALDTYMCLEAAGRGGAAAGHLLSWAVSMVLGSVALIKFGTEEQKKRYLPRIANGDLICAFCLTEPDAGSDAGSIRTQAVRRGDYYILNGTKSFVTNGPIADLCLVFVSTNPDMGPRGISVFLVESSFPGFSRGKKLNKLGVRSSPTSELIFSDCEVPAENLLGAEGEGFKIVAHQILEWERANFSFFLGVMDYNLQTCIKYARERIQFKRPIAEFQAIQHMLAEMKVELDAAKLMCYRVAWMIDQGMVPAPIEASSAKYFLAQALKKNADYAVQIHGANGMMKEYPLERSLRDYKILEIGGGTTQIQLDIIARNLLGGGVSR
- a CDS encoding electron transfer flavoprotein subunit beta/FixA family protein, with translation MKWIVCIKQVPNTSDIKLDRQTNNLLREGVPSIMNPYDLHALETAFDLQEKFGGRVVAISMGPPSAEECLRDALAMGADEAILLSDPAFRGSDTLATSYTLAAAIRQLQPFALVICGKQAVDGDTAQVGPELAEWLGIPQLTGVDRVIIEGNDIRAWREQEGGHLEVHASLPALVTVTKNINEPRLPTIKGRMAANRAHVTVWTKNDIMVYRERVGLAGSPTQVRRIFYPDHSRRGQIRQGGPQDLSDWLFSILTEQGVS